The region TCCGGCGGTGGTTCCCCCGGCCCTCGGCGGTGGGAGGTAGACCACGGCGAGGTCGTCGCGGGACGAACGGCGTCCGGAGCGCATGGCGGAGCCGAACTCGGTGCTGTGGCGCATCCGGTTCTCCGGCGACAACATCGGTGCCTCCCATGACAAAGGGACCGGCCGGCGCAAGGCCGGACGGTCCCGAAGAACGTGGGGCTGTGCGTGGCCTAGTGGCTCACGGTCAGCGCGGCGCGTCCCTTGCGGCGACGCGAGGCGATGATGGCGCGACCGGCGCGCGTACGCATGCGCAGCCGGAAGCCGTGGACCTTCGCGCGACGCCGGTTGTTCGGCTGAAACGTACGCTTGCTCACTACTGGCTCCAGGGGCGTGTCAGGAAAGTACTACGACAGGACCCCCAGGATATGCGGGGCCGCAGAGTGCCATGGCCGCGTGCACGCCGTCACCGGGACAGGCGTGGGCAGAATCGTCGGCATAAGCATAAAGAAGATACGACCCGGTCCGGGCGCGGTCAAATCAGGCGGGGTCGCGGGGGGTGTGTCCTCGCTCTCGCCCTCTTCACGGAGGGCCCGGGGGGCGGGGGACAAGTCGACAGGGAGACCTGTGGACAGATCGTCGTCCACAGGCGTGTGAGACTTCCACAACCCCCCACCCCTGTGGATAACCTCAGCCTGTGGATAACTCTCCCCACGACCGGCGCCACCACCCCGGCGCCCTGCACGGCATCGCCTTGCACACAGCCTGACCTGCATATTGTGGATAACTCTGCGAGGAGCCCACAGATCTGCCATCCTGTGGATAACCCTGTGGACAACCTGTGGACAACCGGCGCGGGCTGTGGATACCGGGAGGCGGCCGACACCCCGCCGACCGGCGGGCCCCGAAGTTTTCCACAGGCCCGTGCCGACCTTCACACCGGACATTCCGCCCACCCTGCCCCGGCAGTACCACGGGGGGAGGACAATGGAGAGCCGCCCTGCGCCGCCCCCGAGCCGACGGGGGCATCCGCGTACGCCCCCGTCCCCTCCTCCACCCGCACGAACAGACCCGTACCGAAGGGACAGCAACATGGCAGGTCGCCTTGGCTGACGCACAGGTCAACCTCGCAGCTGTCTGGTCCAGCGTGCTGGACGGGATCGACAACGACTCCCTGCCCGCGCACCAGCGCGCCTGGCTGCCCCAGACCCGGCCCCTGGGTCTGATCGAGGACACGGCGCTGATCGCGGCGCCCAACGAGTTCACCAAGAAGGTGCTGGAGAGCCGCCTCTACCCGGCCATCAGCAAGGCGCTCTCCGCCCACCTGGGACGGGACATCCGGGTCGCGGTGACGGTCGACCCCACCGCGGTGCCCACCCCGCCGCCCCCGCCCGCGGCGGCGCACCCCTACCCCCCTTCCCCGCGCGACACCGACGGGGCGGCCGGCACCCGCCCCGAGCCCCCGGCACAGCACGGCGGCGCCCCCGCGCTGTTCGACCAGGGCTCCGTGCCCGAACCCCCGCGGGAGCCGCGGGGCGGACACCACCGCCCCACCGCGCCCGAGCGCGCCTACGGCCGGCACGCCGCCCTGCCCCCCGAGGCCGACCTGCTCGGCTCGGGCCCCGACGCCTACTCGCACCCGGGCGCGCCCGGGCACCCCGCCGACACCGCTCCCCCGCGGAGCGACTCCTTCACCCAGGAGGAGCTCCAGTACGGCGATCCGGCCCCCTGGGCCGCCGCGGCCGCTCCGCCCCGGCGGCAGCCGCAGCAGCCCCGGCAGACCACCACTCCCCCGCTGTGGGAGCAGCCCGTCCACTCCGCCCCCGTCCCGGAGGACTCCTCCTGGGGGCGCTCGGCCTGGCCCGCCGAGGACCCGGGCTGGGAGCGC is a window of Nocardiopsis changdeensis DNA encoding:
- the rpmH gene encoding 50S ribosomal protein L34 encodes the protein MSKRTFQPNNRRRAKVHGFRLRMRTRAGRAIIASRRRKGRAALTVSH